CGTGCATAGTCGCACAAGTCTTCTCCATTTCTCACCATGGATGATTAATTCTGCCATACTTGGGGTCTTCACCAGAACAAACTTCTCATGCaatgaaatatcggctctataacgatcaagccaatccatgccaacattGACATCGAATTCACCCAATGTCATGAGTATAAGCTCAATCTTAAAACTTCtgttaccaaacacaatatcaaaatttttacacacatcaacctctAGCACagttttaccatccgctattttgaaTTCTACCAAATTATTCAGCTTAACTAGCAGTCTATCAAGCTTATGCACAAACTTTGGAGACACAAAAGATAAATTAGCACTACAATCAAATATCACATTCGTAGAATTAGagataaccatgaaagtacctgaaacaacctcGTTAGATCTCCTCGCCTCCTCTAGTCATCAAATTGTTGCGCCCCTTAGCTGGCCCCGCCGCATTCTCCAACTTCTTGGTTTGATCCCCAAAAAAGTCGAGACActttgactttcggtgtccttccttACGGCAATTAAAACACGTGATTTGATTTGAAAATGGACTTGGGAAATTACGGGGCATATAACCTTGTTGACCACATTTGAAACAACTAGGAGCAGAACCCCCAGGACCACTTTTCCTTACACTACCAACACTCCCAGTCGTACTTTTTACCTTCTTGCTAGGAGCactatgtgtgacgatcgctccaaatccatatggacaatacgtcattcatcgatttcattgcgaggtatttgacctctatatgatacgttttgtaaacattgcattcttttgaaaaggcataccataaatgtatatttaaattaaaggttttcgacatctgatgatttctacatatagacaatcaccgtaataatagtttacaatagtacttccgttgacaatgcagtcaaaataagatacatggtgatgatttggtgaatgcaacgtttccttgaaaaaatatgccatgtaagactccatgcacatagcttgtctaacatttaagcaaacagcggaagacttctagggaacctgagaataaacatgctaataagtgtcaacacaaaggttggtgagttcatagttttaatgtttcgtataatctgtatataaaggtggatcacaagatttcagttgtttcatccagaaacgtttatcaaaatattctacgaaattgagcaccctgttaactaaactttaacgtatatataatttataccctttgtataatcatcttaataatacacgcaaaccaacatgtacgcttctaaaatagcatacgtccgttaaaaggctagtgctctagctcggatggggatatcaagccctatggatccatatactactactcgcgcccaccagttcttataaccggcagttactggttaccaaagctaagggatttttggttcaaacttagtgtagaatttagtatgtacttgtatccattgcgtttaaaataaagtgcatgtattctcagctcaaaaatatagattgcaaaagcaattaaaaagggagcaaatgaaactcaccttagcagcatataaagtcgttcaccaaaatgtgatcgaaactcggattaccaaataaccgtagatctcaacctagagaacatatgttgatcaataaatgtctatcaagctaggtcaggtcatagtgtataacaatcctaatgctcgagatcgacatacaaaagttatccaaagtcgtttcaaaaagtcaattttgacaataattcaacaaaacgagacgtgccttatatatggattcatttacttggctggtaatattcaaaaatccaatttatcattcttacaaacaagtttcaaaagcaatttcaatcaatgtcaatcataattcagttgatcatatcttttaattcgttcaccgaaattacgcgatttctaaaagaaaagttattgatttttcgccagctttccaaaaacatgcatatcatataccttttatcagtaatatatatatttacttcgtgattcatcataactgtttaacgacaaaatttagcatacaagcatgcaaaaatatatatactcgagcactagacatggatacacaattaatgtataaaagataaaatatgagtgcttacgtatcaatagtgagattcaatattgtaggaaagtacgtagatgcaacagagatgataaacaccatATTtgtttcacaaatataccctcgaacattacccataacctccttggcaataacccataatttccttagctctatcccgctcaaaaacccattttgaaggtgacacgctcataacctcgtcgtagtattttaggtatatatactactaataataatattataataagattaataataataatattaatcttaataataataataataataataataataataatatatatataaaataataattcggaggaatgaaccgagcttttatagtatgtagcctgctacagtacctcatgcgatcgcatgagttttcagtgtttttgccatgcgatcgcatggccgccttatccgtttttgtttgctagttcgccgacatcaaatagtgtttactgtagcaaatagtgttaatgTAGCAAAcagggtttactgtagcaaatagtgttttactgtagcaaatagtgtttgctgtagcactgtagcaaaatacggttcactgtagcaaatagtgtttactgtagcaaatcactgtagcaagtcgttttcactgtagcactgtagcataatacggtttcactgtataaaatagtgttttactgtagcaaagtcattttactgtagcaaatagtattttactgtaggaaagtcgtttttacttgtacatatatatatatatatatatatatatatatatatatatatatatatatatatatatatatatatatatatatatatatatatatacatacatataattgttcatgaatcgtcgagagcagtcaaatgtaataaaacagttctaaaattttgagattcaacttcatagactttgcttatcgtgtcggaaatgttaaatcatttaaagataaagtttaaatttggtcaaaaatttccgggttgtcacagtacctacccgttaaagaaatttcgtcccgaaatttgagtgaggtcgtcatggctgacaataaaaatgttttcatgacgaatatgagttggtaaatagaattttatcaccattgaataatacagataaaacaatccgattaatcaaagcgtatgagagaagttatcgtaatagagtgaaatggagaatagagattcgtcttatctcttgatgtagtaacgattgatttccgaaatttaaggaatagaaaatcttcataatttaaataagatttgattcttcggaatttaaggaaattaggatttcctttgattgaatgcgtaatctgcctcgattgctatgtctgatattttgctataaattaacctcttccgtttcatttattctcaccactcctataatcttctttcttatttcatacttacaaaagatctgtgaaaatgcttcatccagttctgattgttgatattttcttggctatcatatcattcgttcttctttttcatctgccaccagaggaagttattttcttctaccattaccttggggttatagtgtttttcattctcccgtgtctttatattgctatacgcattgatatacacggtttctaaatttcggggttgttatcgggcttatattctcctttatatttcggagcttcatgctttcgttttctcttcccgactttaagtcaagcgaataatggttcagaattcgtaggtatgaaattttggataaacaatactaacgttctaagaaagaaattgtaatggcacgatcttgatttgtcaaattaccagaatatctggtaaagaccgaatcatcaagaaaaatattttcttgatatgtttagagattagaatgtgtaacatggcacatgatgagggtggaatctgtgaacccttatcacgttccattagaaactcagcatgacttactgtaatataatcatgttgatcaagtgtcattatattatactaattcatgcttcagttcccaacactactttaaaacattaaatttttttgaatttttcagatgttagaaactaaaatagtttcttttatgttataacacagatagcgcgaagagatgaatgattttaaataagaataattacaaaaatatcttcagaaatattgaggatatttataacgaaagatacgatgatatcttagaatattcaagataagatgatgatgaagaatattacccgtaaaggatttagagtaaggagcaaggtatttgctaaggatttcagcagacactgaatcatttggattctttgaaggtaggtttagtctttgtgatttatccacagcctccttcatactttgctcaatccgttttccagttccaaaccttctctttttctcagctttaccaccatactattctttatcatcaaacttttgactgttaaggtcgtttacagtttttgctgcttcatcagcattgttccaatttcagagaactagttcatagtttgggatgtttttcagaaacttcacattcgaagtatgtgaatccaggaggtagacgttatatgtacacatataactgttggcgtaggcgTGCTGtaaaatttcaaaatactgattgctaattcccgataattcttatggcaattctcgttacaagatgctgatgagtaaatgatagggttttgataaatataatgatttttcagaaagtcaaagatcagtgaagttgttggtaagtttatttgtggtggaacataaacggttcccctgtaatgatggcgaaaggggcaacgtatatattaaggttataatatggctgtttcgactgaagaattggggctgtgacaaaactgactactttgtaaagggattgcaaagttattttaacTAATAAATGcgaaagggtctaacacggatacgtgttaaactatgactttggtttcaagagtttttcaggtacataactgtgggtaacatgtggttggatcatcatctcgattgttcattatttgaagtgtctttaggaatttcgaagggtttgaacaccgatcataatcgttaatatacatatgatgttctagcacagttttgaaatcaaaatacagttttgaaagatgtataaatctaagaatgatgttaccggttcagagttatgacttggattctgattcgtcaatatcagaatatgtatttgaatttgtatgaaataattgtatatcattgtgaagatagtgagtatagttaatgattttttaatcaaaattgaagaatgtacagcgtaacatattaattgtgaacttaaatatttctcgagtagtacctacccgttaaagatttcacaattaatactttgtacaaaagaatttttattaccgtctttatgaaaatatatgtacgtatatttttttcaaatctaatacagatttaatgagttaatatcatattaagctcatttgattttcaactTGACTTAGAaataattaatctctaaaacattaaagattacataatctttgcggagtatttcgctaatgtaatcgatacttcattatttattcttatttctctgtgaaggatgttgatgcttgtggaatctttacgaaccttacaaggcacaaatgatgttttctggaaagtttcgagtacatcgaaaatgaaaatgtaaaattaattatgtaattgaataatacacttggtttattatgaaatggaattcattgggttgaaacagagattgtagttaacaatggttaagttgttaaggaaggatgtacatcattgcatattagtaatatgaattaaccgagtagtacctaccagttaagattcacacgtaatagcttaacacgaaaagatttattttgatttcaaaattcatatatattaaatatacataaaatttcttcaggggaaatgagttaatacttcatcggttattgttgctggtattttcttgataactatggtgcgtatgatgttgatgctcgtgggacagattgtgaagttgaggtttgcgatgcggatgttgttggtggtggtaatggtacttttggtgttgttgtcggtggtactgttgatgccggtgatgctgctggtgcttgtaacctttgcaccgtattctccaaagccactaccctagcgcgaagctcgttgacttcttctactacaccgggatgattggcggttcggactagcggatgaataagatccagaatttgagagagtatatgatcatgacgagatattcgggagatgtgagagaaaatggtattacgaacaggttcgccggtaagtgcttcaggttcttcaccaagagggcaatgtggtggatggaagggatcgccttcttcttgtctccaataattaagcaggctacgaacccatccccaatttatctagaatagatgatggctaattggttgatccattccggttacactgtcttcggaattcaggtgaatatccatatcggaatagatgtcagagtttaaggaatttgaactggatacgggatccatcttgtataattagggagatgatttttgatatgaattagattatagaatttagtttggtattctttaatacataatttacatatgtatatataataccaaattccataaatcacggagaaattttcggaagatgtcgggaaaagttt
This genomic window from Rutidosis leptorrhynchoides isolate AG116_Rl617_1_P2 chromosome 2, CSIRO_AGI_Rlap_v1, whole genome shotgun sequence contains:
- the LOC139888768 gene encoding uncharacterized protein; this translates as MVISNSTNVIFDCSANLSFVSPKFVHKLDRLLVKLNNLVEFKIADGKTVLEVDVCKNFDIVFGNRSFKIELILMTLGEFDVNVGMDWLDRYRADISLHEKFVLVKTPSMAELIIHGEKWRRLVRLCTYERARRLLCGGSMAFLAHVVDIREEPPSIRSILVVKKFEDVFSNEIPGFPLERQVEFRIELVPEATPTAKTP